AACCAATTCCCAAAACCCCTATGACTCTGAATCTGCTTCATCTTCCTTGTTCGATAATAGTAGCAGAGACTGTATTGAAAACGAACAACCAGGTATGGAAGACACATATAACTCTGTGTCgtttaacaataatttgttcgataacaacaaatatttcaatacaGAAACATATGAAATAGTTGATAACGTTATTATTGAAGATATATTCCCGCTCGGAACTGAACAAAACCTATTATACCTCACAAAAACTATACCTCAAATCCCAACTGCCTCTGATTTAATGACTAAACTAGCCGATTACAGTGACTCTGATTCTGGGCCTGATGAACcggtaataaaaagaaaaaaacggtGTCaagtaaagaaagaaaaatctgggttagtgaaataaataaaaagaataggGAGAAGGGTAAAGAATACtgcggtaaaaaaaaaagttaatggagagtggaaaaaaaatataaagaaaccaAAAAAGCTGATGAAGCCCCGCTGTAGTTGTAAGGAAAAGACAAAAAGTGTCACAGTATCTCTGAAGATGACAGTAAAACATTATTTGATAAGTTTTGGAATATGACTTGGAATGAAAAACgagtttatatagataatagacATAGACAAAGAGATAGAAAAGATCCTGAAAAATCTAAGAGagttaatacttttatttaccaTCTAAAAAAAGGTGAAGATATGATTAGAGTCTGTAAAACGTTGTTTCTAAATACTTTTTCCATCGATAAATCATGTATTTGGGGGTGGAAGGTTGAAGTTGCAGGAAAGAATACTAATGAACAATTAACAGAAACTAATACCAGAAAGCCATTTGACCAAGAAATTAAAACTTTGCTGGACTTCTTAGATGAGTTACCTAAAATGCCTTGACATTGTTGTAGAAAAAGAACAACACAGACATATATACAACCAGATATTGCATCCAAGCAGCAGCTTTACAGAATGTATATAGATTATTGTacatcaaaaaacaaaaaagcccTATCTATTGCCACTTTTACAAACAATTTAAccatacaaaaaatatctttattcaaacCGAAGAAAGATTTGTGTGAAATTTGTAATGGATACCAGTTGGGCCATATAAATAAAGATGCCTACAaagaacacataaataaaaGGAATGAAGCGAGAATGGAGAAAGATTctgataaagaaaaaaaggaattgGTCTTTACTGCAGATCTTCAAGCAGTACTTTTAGCGCCGCGGTCTAATGTATCATCAAACTACTACAAGACTAAGCTCTGTGTACACAACTGGTGTATTTATGATATGAAAACTAATGATGGGTATTGCTTTCTATGGAATGAGGCTAAAGGTGGACTGAATTCTGATGAGTTTGCAACAAttttaacaaagtttttttatgGACAAAGTAATCCCAAAAATGGAAGATAACAACAGATACATAACCTTGTACACAGATGGGTGTACGTATCAAAATCGTAACGTTGTTTTAAGCAACGCGTTACTCAATGTAGCCATGCTGCACaacgtaattattttaagtaggcCACACGCAAATGGAGGTGGACAGCATGCACGtacttattgaaaaaaaatcttaaaaataaagtgattaATGTTCCTGCTGAGTACATTACTATTTGCAAGAATGCAAAAAAGGCCAAACCTTATACAGTTGAATACCTGAACTATTCTTACTtcaagaattttaaaaacataaatttttataattccaAAGTCCAGGAAAAATGAAGGGAGACCCTAAGGagtacataaattaataacatttaattgtACTGTTCCTATATTGGATCtatatgtaattgttttttctttttcaggtAACCGATATAAGAGCTCTTAAATATGAACCATCTGGAGAGATTTTTTACAAACTTAAATTTTCCGACGATTATTAATTGCTCAATCAACGAAGGAATGCCCGAGTCAACAAAATTccatttgaaaatataacaaactTATACAACTTAGCACTCTTGCAAATAGCGCAAAATAAACTCATAAAGGTTTTATTCCATTATGACTTTTTAACCTCAACTGACAAAATTTATAGAGAAACTAAGATAATGGTCATTTCGCAAACTTATATATACAACACTTGCATATCGATTCGAAAGATTCTTAATAAAGATATACATACTCACCTAACTTTCACAAAAAAATCTgtaattagtaaaattaggCTTAGGAACGCAGATCACATTGTACTACATAGACCGCGAACAAAttacggtaaaaaaaatataatgtttgaaGGCGCTCAGCACTATAATAAACTACCTCTAGATATAAGAAATTCTAAGAcgataataacttttaaaaagcttttaaaattttatattctaaataaacaaataaaataaaaataatatataattaaaataaagaaatagatattaaagaaacaaatattaataaacactacatactaaataaattacgcaataataatatacacaaaattaatatatctttaaagtaCACACATGCCACATCCAGTTTCGCATAGTCTGAGGAATCTTTAAGCATAATATTCATTTGTAAACAAACTTTATGTAACTACctccaatattttttacatttttttgattGTACGTAGCTGCctactttttatgtttttatgtttaaacttTGTTCTTATGAAAGTGAATTATTcttataagaaataaagttcttaaaCCTTACAATGAACGCcgaaaaataactaaaaaaagtatttagattTACAACAGTTAAAGAACTCAATGCCACGAGACTACCAATACGTACTATGACAACCTTCCTCATGAagactaaaatttaatattattaaaaaagtgtttatattttattttactcaattaaacttatttttagatGATAACCAATAACATCAGCTATTTAATTTTTCCTGTAAAGTTAATCTTTGTGCAGAGCAGCCAACTCCTagattacatatttttacaggAGAGGTAAAACGGATAACTACAAAAAACGCTGTAGTATTGTAATGATAAGGTATAAAggattgtatataattataaataatagccTAGGACATCATGTACcaacggtattttttattttttcattagtagtctaaaaaaatattacaacgtTTTAAGTGTCTCCTGAAAAATTTACTCAAATGGAGTTGGCTGGTTTGCCAATTAAGGTATCGACATAACCAATCACTCACACCAACACAATGAATTGCGACACATAACAACTACATACGAGTACACATTACACCATCACACGAACAGAAGTTACACCGTATTCTTCAAAAAATGATTGTTGCAATTACAGGTACAAGGACAAATATATCATTTGCATGGTTCAATGGTGCCAACACCAGATGAACCGCATCAATTTCTGCGAATGTATTTCATTTCGTCGATGGTGGATCAGCTGAGTGTGCGGTGCAATATACAGGGAACACAACAGTTAAAGAGACGAATTATTGAACAGTTGCAAGCATTTTTTCACGCTAATAATGCTGTGGTTAATATGTTCAAAACGGCATTGGAACGAATGCCATCGGATAAGCACAAATTTGTCATAAGAGCGGATTGTACCCCAACAGGTGAACATGTGCGAAGATTCAATGCACCCACCGTTAATGATGTTGCTGCAGTTATTGTTGGCAATCCAACTAAATCGTGAGACATTGTCGTTCAGCGAAGAAGCAATATCATGCATCGTGTAAACGAGACACATCGTTTGTACGATGCGTTACAATATCCAATCATTTATTGGCAAGGGCAAGACGGATACAACATCACGTTGAAGATGGTCGATCCAATTACAGGTACAATATTCACACACTAATTATTGCTATTATTGGTTTCCATTaacaattcatttaattttgcaTTTTCAGGCGTATCAACGAATAAATATCTAAGCGCAATGAATTTGATTCGAACACATGAGGAGAATGTCATTCTGAAGTGCCATCGGCTATTCCAGCAATTCGCTGTTGACATGTATGTCAAAGTCGAGACCGAACGTTTAGCGTTCATCCGATTCAATCAGGCAAAGCTACGATCTGAGTACTATATACACTTGCGTGATGCTATTCATTCAGATGGTGATGTTCAGAATATTGGACGTCTGACGATTCTCCCATCATCTTATATCGGAAGCCCACGCCACATGCACGAATACGCTCAAGACGCTATGACGTACGTGCGAAATTATGGAACTCCggatttatttattacgttcACATGCAATCCGAAGTGGACGGAAATTGAACGTGAGTCGGAACCGGGCCAAAAACCGCAAGATCCCCATGACATAATCGCCAGAGTATTTCAGCAAAAACTCAAGGCTATGATGGATGTGCTTACTAAGTATCGAGTTTTTGGTGACACACGTTGTTATATGTACTCGGTGAAATGGCAGAAGCGTGGACTACCGCATGCTCATATCCTAATTTGGTTGCTAAACAAATTACATTCAAATGAAGTGGATGACATCATATCAGCTGAAATTCCTGATTCAGTCACTGATCCCCATCTACACGACATTGTGACGACACAGATGGTGCATGGACCGTGCGGTGCATTAAATCCATTATCGCCTTGCATGGCTGATGGAAAGTGCACAAAACGATATCCGCGACCGTTAGTTGCTGAAACAGTCACAGGGAACGATGGATATCCAGTTTATCGTCGGCGTTCAAAAGAAGATAATGGTCGAACTATCAAAGCTAAAGTTCAAAATCAAGAGATTGAAATCGGAAATGAATTCATTGTACCATATTGCCCGCTGCTATCACGAATTTTCGAAACACATGCAAACGTTGAGAGTTGTCATTCGCCCAAATCAATCAAATATTTGTGCACGTACGTCACAAAAGCCAGCGACATGGCTGTGTTTGGTATTGTGTCGGAAAATGCGATTGACGAAATCAGCAACTTCCAAATGGGCAGATACGTCAGTACTAATGAAACACTGTGGCGATTATTAACATTTCAAATTCATGAAAGATATCCCACAGTTGTACATTTAGCAGTGCATTTGGAAAATGGCCAGAGAGTTTACTTCACTGAGGCTAATGCAGCACAACGAGCTGAGAGACCACCATCGACAATATTGACTAGCTTCTTTGCAATGTGTGAAGCAGATCCATTCGCAGCGACGCTGATGTACGTTGAAATGCCCAAGTATTACACTTGGAATCAATCGACAAAGAAATTCCAACGTCGCAAACAAAGAACCCCAGTTTCAGATTGGCACTTCCACTGATGCACTAGGTCGCATGTATACTGTTCATCCTAGAAAtgatgaatgtttttatttgcgACTGCTGTTGGTAAATGTACGTGGACCAAAATCGTATCGACCAAAATCAAAGTCATacaaaaaatatccaaaaaaattagctaaaaattatttaactgccCTACCGAATCTACCGTCCTATTTCTGCAGACAATCTACGTCAACGTTGCACTTAGAACCAATTATACAATCAAAATCACAATTGTATCGTCTTTATATCGATTACTTGGTTTCGGAAAATAAATCTGTGGCATCTACAAAAGTATTTGAAAGCGTTTTGTATGAGgagaatattttattgtttcaacCAAAAAAAGATGCTTGCGAACAGTGCTGTGCTTACAAAATTGGTCATTTCAGATGAACAGAATGCTAAACATATCGAACGAAAAGACTTAGCTTGAGCTGTTAAACCGTCTGACAAAGAATTAGCACAAAAAGGAATCATACATGCATTAACAGAAGATCTTCAGCTAGTCAAACCATCTCCTTTCCTCAATGCCAGTGCCCTTTACTTTAAAACGAAACTCGCCATACATAACTTTTCTGTGTACAATCTTGGCAATAATGGAATCACGTGTTACTGGTTTGACGATACAGCATGCGATTTACGGCCGATTCCAATATTCAAACTTCGATCTAGAGATCGTGGCAATCCAAGATAGAATTCTTTTTCTCGATCGATCCTCGATCTGCGTTTCAATACAACGATCTTCAAACGCCAATCGAGTTTCGACGAGCATTTGGAGATCAATCCGTACCCTCCCGTGCGTTACATTCTAAGCAGTATTTATGTGACTGCGTATTACTCATATTTCTAGATTTGAGAGCatttgataactttttttatttcatttatattgatattcccatttaatatactttaaacaacagattatattataattttctaaatataatgttatgttttatgaaataacataacttaaaacttttaaaccACCAAAATTGTGCTTTAAAAAGTAGGCAAACTTAAGTTACAAACTACAATATTGCCTAgctaaatatcttttaaaataaataagtatcaaAGCAAAAGTTTTCATACTCGTTATGATTATAATTTCTTTGCTACTGTATTTTTCACAAAGTCTTTAATtactatacaatattattttagatatcgTTAGGCATAGTTGTGCAGGTTTCTCCGAATTTACATACAAAAGTGAATATGATGTAGGGTTGTCAATGatagataaataaaagaaaataacataTCATAACGAAATGTATTTTCTGTATGAGATAAAATCaacaatgaaaaacattttcattttacatAATAGGGTGCTTACCTAAATTGTAACCAGTCTTTTCTTCGCAAATATCCTTAAGTCCTTAAgaaaaaatatctatctatcttttTTCTGTTTAAGGTTTCAACGAAGCCCCTAACGAAGGATGAACAAATACTTTGCTGTATTTTATAGAAAGCAGCAAAATAATATGCAATAAAGCTACCAATGCTATCACCAAAAAAATGAAAACGGAGGAATGGAAACGCATCGCCGACCAATTTGATGCAGTTTTTACATCATGCCACCGTACACTTCAACAACTGTGTTTAAAGtgggaaaatttaaaaaaaaatctcgccAACGCCGTACATTAATTAGGATGAACAACATTAAGGCCTCCTGTATTATAGATTATGTATTTCGATACTTGCTTTACTGTTTTGTATGGGTCGTACATGGTTATGGTTAAGTTTTAAAAGTTATCTTATTTTGGCTAGGCTTAAGATTAAGAACCGCATTTTGAAGTTGGATGGGTTaggattattttttgtttttgttttttttttatcaaattatgtcgataaacagtctaatttggtagttagataggttagggttattttttttgtaacgaaattatgctgaTAAACAGTCAAATTTTAAGCTTACAAGGAAAGTCTTTCCGCTGACCCCCttcgatttcaattaaattgaaatatgttaTTCTACATCAAAATCTAAGagacacgtatttttttttatcggcgGAAAAACGTTTCTAAAGGGTGAAAATATCCCCTAAAGTTGAGACCTCCGAGGGTAGTTTTCAGGTTTCGCCTATTTTCACTCGAGATAAGCGAATGCACCCAAATGGATAATCAACTTAATGATAAACGATGGAAAATGCAACTGGTTTCATATCGGGGGGTTGCACAGGAAAAAAGTTATAGGGGTTGAAATTCACAAAATcgttataacaaaaaaactataGCACCTATCTCGATGGTTTCAATTGCATTTTGAAGAGGGCAAAAAAGTAGTAGATACGGGTTTTTGCGTTTTTACCGCAAATGAAGTTAAGGGGGTGAACTACCCCTATATATGTTTACAGTAAATCTCAATAAAACGGCagtatttctttgttttcttatttcttcTCCTTGTGATACgtgttttctttcaattttcaACGTCTACATCTCAAACGATGGATAGATTTTTCTGGAAATAGCATTTCCATAACTGGTGAAAGCGATAGAACCAAAAGTGTGCGCCCAATCTTaataagttgttttttatttgaaggcAATTTAAGACACTAGTTATacttaaaagatttaatttccAATGTATTTAAGCAATGAATTTTACCTAATTGAGCAaggaaattttgaaacaataaaatttccCTCTGAAAATTCTACCACtctatcaattttttattttttgtcacttTTTACGGTATCCATACCAATCACATCCGTAGTTTCAaagaattttcttatttatttatttttcccgAAAATTACATATGGGTTAATTTTTACGGatcaccattttttttataagtcaaTATTGAATAAGCCAGAAGATGAATTCCAAAAATATCTACACTTTTTGATCTCACgaaaatttagtaaatattgaCGCAGTTTCATAGTTATCAtaactcaaattaaaaaaattcaaaaacaaacttgataaaattcattttgaatCTCTAAGAAACGACAGTAACAAGTTAATGAAGGAATGTTATGATAGATATATTGCATCAATTGAAGATAATTTGACGAAAAATCCTAAAAGTTTCTGGACTCATctaaaaaatatgaagcagTCAACAAATACATATCCCGCAAAGATGAAGCTTGGTGATAAAATTGCCACTGATGGCTCTAGCTTATGCAATCTCTTTGCGGATTTCTTCGCATCAGTCTATGACTCGAGTGAATATTCACAAAATTACTCACATGTCTTGAATGTTATCTCAGGTAgcatttgcaatattaaaattaccattGAGGATATAATCAGAAAGCTGAAAGGACTTGATGTAAGAAAAGGATCAGGTCCGGACAATTTGCCTCCTTTATTCATTAAGGAATGCGCTGTTCCATTATCATTACCACTTcacttaatatataacaaatcttTATGCACAGGTGTTTATCCTGAGATATGGAAGTTAGCAAGAATAGTCCCTGTTTATAAGAATGGCGATCGTGAATCTATAACCAACTACAGGCCTATATCAATACTCTCGACACTATCGAAAGTCTTCGAATCTTTGCTACATCCAATCTTGTCACGCCACGTTCACCATGCTCTCTCAGAATCTCAACACGGATTTATTGACTGTAGATCTACCATAACAAATCTAGCTAATTTCATGAACTTCGTTACAACATCTATAGATGCGTGTAGACAAGTCGATGCAGTTTACACAGATTTCTCAAAAGCATTTGACAGGGTAAACCACAAACTGCTGGTGGCAAAACTCTCAACTTTTGGCATAGGAGGGCCTCTTTTGTCTTGGATTTCTTCATATTTAGCCAACAGACGCTCATACGTAGTTATCAAAGGTCACAATTCTCTATTTTATCTCGCTGTGTCTGGTGTTCCTCAAGGATCAATTTTAGGaccattactatttaatattttcattaacgaCATTACTAATTGCATCAAGAATtccaaatgtttaatttatgctgacgatttaaagcttgctaaagaaattacaaataagCATGACGTTAAGTCTTTACAAGAAGATATCAATAGAGTTTTCGAATGGTGTAAGTTAAATGGAATGGAGCTTAACCCTTCCAAATGTTCATATATTACTTTCACACGTAAACGATTTTTTGTTgagggaaaatattttattggtacgCACCAATTACAGAAATTGGAGTATGTTCGCGATTTAGGTATTACTATTGATGGTAAGTTACGTTATAATGTACATATTGATAACATATGCAGGTCGGCACGCAAGATGTTGgggtttatttttagaaattctaaacaatttaaaaaactgaaaaccaaaaaaattttattcactacATTAGTAAGGAGTAAGCTAGAATATGGAACGCTCATTTGGAACCCTAACTACCAGACCCATAAAGATAGATTGGAAAGTATACAGAGACGGTTTAcgcaattttattctattggaCAGGACAAAAGAATGCCCTACGACTCACGGCTAAATAAGTTTCGGTTAAACTCACTCTCTAACCGGCGCAAGCTACTTGATATGGTATTCTTACACAAACTAGTGAATGGAACTGTGGATAATTCAGAACTCCTaagcaaaatttcaattaacgttCCCTCTCGCATACCACGATATCCCCTTTcactatttgcttataaaacccagagaacaaacctcggttattattccctcatccctagactgagtaggctctacagagaatttacagttaaaaacaagtcattagacatctttgcagataacttagctgtatttaaaaagaaactattaaagtcatttgattcctcaaatcaaaagttatgtagcactaatattaacttatcttaatttataatagtaatagttatgtatttagttctttattttgtatgtattttttttttaatttaaatcctatatgtttaaaatcttttgatgctGATCAACTCACTCAATTGTCAaaagcgcatgctgtaactacctttaagaggaattatatgtatatacttaatacctttgcatatatctaattgtaaattttttaaacatgcaattctgttggtggttctaattaaataaataaataaataaataaactcccCTCTTTCTTAACGGTGTTATCTGGGAATCACTTCTGTTCAGTTTGTGACTCGCTCTCAAAATTAGATTTCAAATACGACGTAGAAGCAGTAACAAAACAGCGATCGCGGCATATTTTCACCACagtcggctatttttttttacaggaaAGCAGGCACTTGTAATTCGAGACTATTTAAAacgaaattgtaaatattaatcaaaatgaaGATAAATCCTTTGAACGTTATTAGAATGCTTCTCGCAACTTTTGAAGTTATGCATTTACCGGATTCACCAGTAAATAACGATGAAATACAATTGAAagaaaactttgaaaatattttgttgactGCAATGAACGAatacagtgtttttttttactgcaGTACTTACAACGGCTAGAATAGCCTGCGATTATATATTCGCTTCTATCTATCGCTACAGTGATTATTTTGTTAGACTGTTTACCTATCATCAATAAAAGATAAAAGCATGTTGCACgttttcgttttttttcgttgactACACAGTTTTTCTATGTGACATCCCGAAACTTTGTCTATCTACCGAAACAAATATGTGTAAGCGCTTATCGTACGCCTATATAATCTCATTGCCAAATATAAATCAATCGGAATTATCGATAAGccatatatgtatactttttcatCGAAAAATCGATCTATAAATAAGTTGGCTTCTAGATAAAACCGTTCATTTCATGATATATATGTGGCACGGTTGTTGTAAATTTGAAGAAAACACGTATCACGAGGAgaagaaataagaaaataaagaaatactgCCGTTTTATTGAGATTTACTGTAGACATATACAGGGGTAGTTCACCCCCTTAACTTCATTT
Above is a window of Melitaea cinxia chromosome 19, ilMelCinx1.1, whole genome shotgun sequence DNA encoding:
- the LOC123662709 gene encoding uncharacterized protein LOC123662709, whose translation is MNLIRTHEENVILKCHRLFQQFAVDMYVKVETERLAFIRFNQAKLRSEYYIHLRDAIHSDGDVQNIGRLTILPSSYIGSPRHMHEYAQDAMTYVRNYGTPDLFITFTCNPKWTEIERESEPGQKPQDPHDIIARVFQQKLKAMMDVLTKYRVFGDTRCYMYSVKWQKRGLPHAHILIWLLNKLHSNEVDDIISAEIPDSVTDPHLHDIVTTQMVHGPCGALNPLSPCMADGKCTKRYPRPLVAETVTGNDGYPVYRRRSKEDNGRTIKAKVQNQEIEIGNEFIVPYCPLLSRIFETHANVESCHSPKSIKYLCTYVTKASDMAVFGIVSENAIDEISNFQMGRYVSTNETLWRLLTFQIHERYPTVVHLAVHLENGQRVYFTEANAAQRAERPPSTILTSFFAMCEADPFAATLMYVEMPKYYTWNQSTKKFQRRKQRTPVSDWHFH